A window of the Gorilla gorilla gorilla isolate KB3781 chromosome 8, NHGRI_mGorGor1-v2.1_pri, whole genome shotgun sequence genome harbors these coding sequences:
- the GDF2 gene encoding growth/differentiation factor 2: MCPGALWVALPLLSLLAGSLQGKPLQSWGRGSAGGNAHSPLGVPGGGLPEHTFNLKMFLENVKVDFLRSLNLSGVPSQDKTRVEPPQYMIDLYNRYTSDKSTTPASNIVRSFSMEDAISITATEDFPFQKHILLFNISIPRHEQITRAELRLYVSCQNHVDPSHDLKGSVVIYDVLDGTDAWDSATETKTFLVSQDIQDEGWETLEVSSAVKRWVRSDSIKSKNKLEVTVESHRKGCDTLDISVPPGSRNLPFFVVFSNDHSSGTKETRLELREMISHEQESVLKKLSKDGSTEAGESSHEEDTDGHVAAGSTLARRKRSAGAGSHCQKTSLRVNFEDIGWDSWIIAPKEYEAYECKGGCFFPLADDVTPTKHAIVQTLVHLKFPTKVGKACCVPTKLSPISVLYKDDMGVPTLKYHYEGMSVAECGCR, translated from the exons ATGTGTCCTGGGGCACTGTGGGTGGCCCTGCCCCTGCTGTCCCTGCTGGCTGGCTCCCTACAGGGGAAGCCACTGCAGAGCTGGGGACGAGGGTCTGCTGGGGGAAACGCCCACAGCCCACTGGGGGTGCCTGGAGGTGGGCTGCCTGAGCACACCTTCAACCTGAAGATGTTTCTGGAGAACGTGAAGGTGGATTTCTTGCGCAGCCTTAACCTGAGTGGGGTCCCTTCGCAGGACAAAACCAGGGTGGAGCCGCCGCAGTACATGATCGACCTGTACAACAGGTACACGTCCGATAAGTCGACTACGCCAGCGTCCAACATTGTGCGGAGCTTCAGCATGGAAG ATGCCATCTCCATAACTGCCACAGAGGACTTCCCCTTCCAGAAGCACATCTTGCTCTTCAACATCTCCATTCCTAGGCACGAGCAGATCACCAGAGCTGAGCTCCGACTCTATGTCTCCTGTCAAAATCACGTGGACCCCTCTCATGACCTGAAAGGAAGCGTGGTCATTTATGATGTTCTGGATGGAACAGATGCCTGGGATAGTGCTACAGAGACCAAGACCTTCCTGGTGTCCCAGGACATTCAGGATGAGGGCTGGGAGACCTTGGAAGTGTCCAGCGCCGTGAAGCGCTGGGTCCGGTCCGACTCCATCAAGAGCAAAAATAAGCTGGAAGTGACTGTGGAGAGCCACAGGAAGGGCTGCGACACGCTGGACATCAGTGTCCCCCCAGGTTCCAGAAACCTGCCCTTCTTTGTCGTCTTCTCCAATGACCACAGCAGTGGGACCAAGGAGACCAGGCTGGAGCTGAGGGAGATGATCAGCCATGAACAAGAGAGCGTGCTCAAGAAGCTGTCCAAGGACGGCTCCACAGAGGCAGGTGAGAGCAGTCACGAGGAGGACACGGATGGCCACGTGGCTGCGGGGTCGACTTTAGCCAGGCGGAAAAGGAGCGCCGGGGCTGGCAGCCACTGTCAAAAGACCTCCCTGCGGGTAAACTTCGAGGACATCGGCTGGGACAGCTGGATCATCGCACCCAAGGAGTATGAAGCCTACGAGTGTAAGGGTGGCTGCTTCTTCCCCTTGGCTGACGATGTGACGCCGACGAAACACGCTATCGTGCAGACCCTGGTGCATCTCAAGTTCCCCACAAAGGTGGGCAAGGCCTGCTGTGTGCCCACCAAACTGAGCCCCATCTCCGTCCTCTACAAGGATGACATGGGGGTGCCCACCCTCAAGTACCATTACGAGGGCATGAGCGTGGCAGAGTGTGGGTGCAGGTAG